The following coding sequences lie in one Aspergillus puulaauensis MK2 DNA, chromosome 3, nearly complete sequence genomic window:
- a CDS encoding uncharacterized protein (COG:S;~EggNog:ENOG410Q1TI) translates to MPSPSAYSLLRQPQPPPVRPSRSLEGLEKVIPPSSPLPVAHTCSRLHLDKPLPDIPARSGTQSPAHFVGSTAWSDDSSTVNSFEDNDDEDDLSCRRRSSISTESYPVFVRSSSDDPDLAGFVDHPSVSTLDRTDAPSADPYDNHQKTAAASSLPDITFLADERYTPPPPPQQHWNNHVGPNHYFREKKWDFFPELATPSALPQNSPHSTFTPRPRKKDTARRWIPIPSDKGAAFANDVRNSIRSIQRRLSRNSMDKDKPKRGQTDGRSTTSPIEFARGLYSSSTSSPPPQLQTTPSSTGDYYFNHRVSSIPQTPIYTSVDEKLTHLSISPTGSSISDQSMLAREALSQTLSNTYSHYEKPLPSPLKPKDKQLAVPISPYQKYGAAIWDKSGKDKKQKPKHQKRLSHQHHRQQQRVRFPKYRNRKRRESTQFKGNNSTFVSSTVPPKSSGRKQTRTPLRQGTRYAVRALQDGTSQVLVAIDGARRKMAGTSPLSSKRSGLGSASTSKLDLRRTHLKSQIRLVGPVNPYTTTHRRDQWI, encoded by the coding sequence ATGCCGTCGCCGTCAGCCTACTCGCTCTTGaggcagcctcagcctccccCAGTACGGCCCTCCAGGTCTCTCGAGGGCCTGGAAAAGGTCATTCCTCCCagttctcctcttcctgtcGCCCATACTTGCTCTCGCCTGCACTTGGACAAGCCGCTGCCCGACATTCCTGCAAGGTCAGGCACCCAGTCTCCAGCTCACTTCGTCGGCTCCACGGCGTGGAGCGACGACAGCAGCACCGTCAACAGCTTcgaggacaacgacgacgaagacgacctCAGTTGCCGCCGCCGGTCCAGCATTTCGACAGAGAGCTATCCCGTGTTCGTCCGCTCCAGCTCAGACGATCCAGATCTAGCCGGCTTCGTCGATCATCCTTCCGTCTCCACGCTGGACCGCACTGACGCTCCGTCCGCGGATCCCTACGACAATCACCagaagacagcagcagcctcgtcGCTGCCTGACATTACATTCCTGGCGGACGAGCGCTATACTCCCCCGcccccgccgcagcagcactgGAATAACCACGTCGGTCCCAACCACTACTTCCGCGAGAAGAAATGGGACTTCTTCCCCGAGCTAGCCACCCCGTCAGCCTTGCCCCAGAACTCGCCCCACAGCACCTTCACTCCACGCCCTCGCAAGAAAGACACTGCCCGCCGATGGATCCCCATCCCCTCCGACAAGGGCGCTGCGTTCGCCAACGATGTCCGCAACTCAATCCGCTCCATCCAACGCCGTCTCTCCCGCAACTCCATGGACAAGGACAAGCCCAAGCGGGGCCAAACCGACGGCCGGTCTACTACGTCTCCCATTGAGTTCGCCCGCGGTCTGTATAGTTCGAGTACTAGttctccgccaccacaacTCCaaacaacaccctcctcgacaGGTGACTACTACTTCAACCACCGAGTCTCTTCAATTCCACAGACCCCAATCTACACCAGTGTCGACGAAAAACTTACCCACCTCTCTATCTCCCCCACcggctcctcaatctccgaCCAATCCATGCTAGCACGTGAAGCACTCTCGCAGACCCTCTCGAATACATATTCTCACTACGAAAAACCCCTCCCTTCCCCGCTAAAACCGAAAGACAAACAACTTGCCGTCCCTATCTCTCCTTACCAGAAGTACGGCGCGGCTATCTGGGATAAATCCGGCAAGGACAAAAAGCAAAAGCCAAAACACCAAAAGCGCCTCAGCCACCAGCATcaccgacagcaacagcgggTGCGTTTCCCCAAGTATCGGAACCGGAAGCGGAGGGAGTCAACCCAATTCAAGGGGAACAACAGTACATTCGTTTCCTCCACGGTGCCGCCTAAGTCATCTGGTCGCAAACAGACACGCACGCCGTTACGGCAAGGGACTCGCTACGCGGTTAGGGCTTTGCAAGATGGGACGAGCCAGGTACTTGTTGCTATTGAtggggcgaggaggaaaatgGCCGGGacttctcctctttcttccaagaGGTCGGGGCTGGGCTCAGCATCAACATCGAAATTGGACTTGAGAAGGACGCATCTGAAGAGTCAGATTCGGCTTGTTGGGCCGGTGAACCCGTATACCACTACTCATCGGAGGGATCAGTGGATATGA
- a CDS encoding MRS7 family protein (COG:S;~EggNog:ENOG410PGFS;~InterPro:IPR011685,IPR033122;~PFAM:PF07766;~TransMembrane:1 (i210-230o);~go_function: GO:0043022 - ribosome binding [Evidence IEA]) — MSVTMRSARLVRTNPVLRPNFIGRPRYSGALGAVNATTLRLTGRDLPSQVSALAILVPKRGYATEQSTSTSSSSDLPPPGFNAEQAKKPIPADQAKSASAKAGQQTKPEGALSVPAQNVTQNKGKEGDLITKAAAGEAKKAGDEPKKEAKKLTVGQKIKKEVQHYWDGTKLLATEVRISSRLALKMAGGYELSRREHRQLKRTVTDLGRLVPFSMFLIIPFAELLLPVALKLFPNLLPSTYEGNSSREKKALSLSSTRKEVSTFLKNTLKESGLPVTAATVRNEEFAEFFKKIRSTGEAPSRQDVIKVCKIFKDDLTLDNLSRPQLVGICKYMNLNAFGTDAMLRYNIRHRMRQIKRDDRAIFYEGVESLSVPELQMACASRGIRTHGVSPARLREDITQWLDLRLKQGVPSTLLVLSNAYVYAQGGKEAEMSTQIESLQSVLSSIPEELFHEIELEVHNAEGAATNKQRLEVIKEQQELIEEENQQNEENEEKGVAAPKDTEDIDEEKYDASQSGEASEALAEGEKAEKAADIEPSVEAEKKETK; from the exons ATGTCCGTCACTATGAGGTCCGCCCGACTGGTGCGCACCAATCCAGTCCTTAGGCCCAACTTCATCG GCCGGCCGCGTTATTCCGGGGCCCTCGGCGCAGTCAACGCAACAACCCTCCGATTGACTGGAAGAGACTTGCCATCCCAAGTATCGGCTCTCGCGATCCTAGTCCCGAAGAGAGGATACGCTACAGAACAATCGACATCTACGTCTAGTTCTTCGGACCTACCACCTCCCGGCTTCAACGCGGAGCAAGCCAAGAAACCCATTCCGGCCGATCAAGCCAAGTCCGCGAGCGCCAAGGCAGGCCAACAAACGAAGCCCGAGGGTGCTCTTTCGGTGCCAGCGCAGAATGTTACACAGAATAAGGGCAAGGAGGGTGATTTGATAaccaaggccgctgctggggaggCTAAGAAGGCTGGGGACGAGCCTAAGAAGGAGGCAAAGAAGTTGACAGTCGGACAaaagatcaagaaggaggTTCAGCATTACTGGGATGGTACGAAACTTCTTGCCACTGAGGTGCGGATTAGCTCAAGGCTTGCGCTGAAGATGGCGGGTGGATATGAGCTCAGTCGGAGAGAACATAGACAG TTAAAACGAACTGTGACTGACCTTGGTCGGTTGGTTCCATTCTCCATGTTTCTTATCATCCCGTTTgctgagctgctgctgcctgtCGCGCTCAAGCTGTTCCCCAATCTCCTACCTAGCACATACGAGGGCAATTCTTCCCGTGAGAAGAAGGCGCTGAGTCTAAGCTCCACCCGGAAGGAGGTTTCTACGTTCTTGAAGAACACACTGAAGGAATCGGGCTTGCCTGTAACCGCAGCGACGGTCAGAAACGAGGAGTTTGCcgagttcttcaagaagaTCCGGAGTACCGGGGAGGCGCCTTCCAGGCAAGATGTCATCAAGGTCTGCAAGATCTTCAAGGATGACCTCACTCTGGACAACTTGTCCCGACCTCAGCTCGTTGGTATCTGCAAATACATGAACCTCAACGCCTTCGGAACCGATGCCATGCTTCGGTACAACATTCGCCACCGCATGCGCCAGATCAAGAGGGATGACCGTGCGATTTTCTACGAGGGAGTGGAGTCTCTCTCTGTTCCTGAGCTGCAGATGGCATGCGCTTCTCGAGGTATCCGTACCCACGGCGTCTCTCCCGCTCGCCTGCGCGAAGATATCACGCAGTGGCTCGACCTTCGATTGAAGCAGGGCGTTCCCTCCACCCTACTAGTCCTCAGCAACGCATACGTCTACGCGCAGGGCGGTAAGGAGGCGGAGATGTCCACTCAGATCGAATCTCTCCAGTCTGTTCTGTCGAGTATCCCTGAGGAACTCTTCCACGAGATCGAGCTCGAGGTGCACAACGCCGAGGGTGCTGCCACCAACAAGCAGCGCTTGGAGGTCATCaaggagcagcaggagctcattgaggaggagaaccAGCAGAACGAAGAGAACGAAGAGAAGGGTGTTGCCGCGCCCAAGGACACCGAGGACATTGACGAAGAAAAGTACGACGCTAGTCAGTCCGGAGAGGCGTCGGAAGCTTTGGCGGAGGGTgagaaggccgagaaggctgctgatATTGAGCCTTCGGtggaggctgagaagaaggagaccaAATGA
- a CDS encoding NUDIX hydrolase (COG:L;~EggNog:ENOG410PKDX;~InterPro:IPR015797,IPR000086;~go_function: GO:0016787 - hydrolase activity [Evidence IEA]) has product MRRAPFLRALRISFSPRHSSPRSYPVLLSDLHIRRHQSIASSPSLHPGRPSSTADMPRLNPISQAAIDRLRSFKPPVTSYDLVPVSRRAAVLLLLYADARGDLRVVLTIRASTLSSYAGQAALPGGKSDSESETPLQTARREAHEEIGLPGLDYPLPPPFTVEHLCEIPCSLARTELVVRPCVALLHTFDEASGRDADPETELIPRLDAREVAAVFTAPFRDFLFQLGTGSEGDQEWYHGVWTEWWGTQWRMHQFFVPIDPTRVIKPRAHDHAQSEAVHKLKEQESSGEVTRYRVFGMTARILVDVARIAYNHEPDFEHNRHTADEDLIERLRGRGRLGPKI; this is encoded by the exons ATGCGAAGAGCGCCCTTCCTCCGCGCCCTTCGCATCTCGTTCTCACCCCGCCATTCCAGCCCCAGATCGTATCCCGTACTACTGAGTGATCTCCACATCCGGCGTCATCAATCCATTGCAAGCTCACCCAGTCTGCATCCAGGTAGACCTAGTTCAACGGCAGACATGCCGCGCCTGAATCCTATTTCGCAA GCCGCCATCGACCGGCTACGGTCCTTTAAACCCCCAGTCACAAGTTATGATCTCGTGCCGGTCTCGCGCCGGGCAGCGGTCCTACTCCTGCTTTATGCCGACGCAAGGGGAGACTTGCGCGTTGTGCTGACCATTCGCGCCAGCACGTTGAGTTCAT ATGCAGGACAAGCTGCTTTACCTGGTG GAAAATCCGACTCCGAATCAGAAACACCCCTCCAAACCGCCCGCCGCGAAGCACACGAAGAAATCGGCCTTCCAGGGCTGGACTACCCCCTCCCACCCCCTTTCACGGTCGAGCACCTGTGCGAGATTCCATGCTCACTGGCGCGCACCGAGCTCGTCGTGCGGCCGTGCGTCGCGCTGCTACACACCTTTGACGAGGCGAGCGGGCGTGACGCGGATCCTGAAACAGAGCTTATCCCGCGCTTGGATGCCAGAGAGGTAGCAGCGGTGTTTACGGCGCCGTTTCGGGATTTTTTGTTCCAGCTGGGGACCGGGAGTGAGGGGGATCAGGAGTGGTACCATGGGGTCTGGACGGAATGGTGGGGGACGCAATGGCGGA TGCACCAATTCTTCGTCCCCATCGACCCAACGAGAGTCATAAAACCCCGGGCTCACGACCACGCGCAGTCAGAAGCCGTGCACAAGCTCAAGGAGCAAGAATCCTCCGGCGAAGTCACGCGGTATCGAGTCTTCGGCATGACAGCGCGGATCCTGGTCGATGTTGCGCGCATCGCGTATAACCACGAGCCGGACTTTGAGCATAATCGCCATACCGCCGATGAGGACTTGATTGAGCGgttgagggggagggggaggctGGGACCTAAGATTTGA
- a CDS encoding DUF2841 domain-containing protein (COG:S;~EggNog:ENOG410PSMP;~InterPro:IPR021264;~PFAM:PF11001): protein MDPLGQTGMVRDEEHRQMVSYHDMTAQSGSNDFPCHQPTQFALPYSHFAIMYIDHRGELQAETSSSIAGYEKAIFTDEVQDCFLKLANGEWQRNMQNSHSGMALSNSTPSWYHPTQPRPVGLIPCEWQSLQNKRHRRGLRRVDSGSGHGWEPPSPSPTLKRSTLRVGQTKLLRAYYEKAFDCFQQLNCRVIAKAFVKLVEPRKQVLHPYNGRRTVAGSSQENDPEKTKPKWWPTGVTHKEPDHLGKPERIRLLVHILCELRESHGVTAEKLKDAGQDVRRQIVPAMRLQVLDEIYYVRGMEELYLDGKISGDTTIHVSNVHMEEELQGQMISDSACDPLATMPAVQRDQQPVRKSQRDIPIISEDTHYPTMRNNKRPADSDCYQPISPASSSPSVSRKSSLERNLPAYSSDIDPAILSGPEPVRSPLEPQGLHTAGPTSIPDYFAHQFAAPSTAHNTHPGYWGTLAAPNVHPQFAFTGY from the exons ATGGACCCATTGGGGCAAACCGGAATGGTCAGGGACGAAGAACACCGTCAGATGGTATCGTACCACGATATGACTGCTCAGTCAGGGTCGAAT GACTTTCCTTGCCATCAGCCCACTCAATTTGCGCTCCCATATTCTCACTTTGCTATCATGTACATCGACCACCGGGGGGAACTTCAGGCCgaaacatcatcatccattGCCGGGTACGAGAAGGCAATTTTTACAGACGAGGTGCAAGACTGTTTTTTGAAATTGGCGAATGGTGAATGGCAACGCAATATGCAAAACAGTCACTCAG GCATGGCCTTGTCCAACTCTACTCCTTCCTGGTACCACCCAACCCAGCCACGGCCCGTTGGCCTCATTCCCTGCGAATGGCAGTCACTCCAGAACAAGCGGCACAGGCGCGGTCTGCGACGCGTTGACTCGGGTTCTGGACACGGATGGGAGCCCCCTTCTCCTAGTCCGACCCTTAAGCGATCAACACTCCGGGTCGGACAGACGAAGCTTCTAAGGGCGTACTACGAAAAAGCATTTGATTGTTTCCAACAACTCAATTGTCGCGTGATTGCAAAGGCTTTTGTCAAGCTGGTCGAGCCCCGAAAACAAGTCCTGCATCCGTACAATGGTCGAAGAACAGTGGCTGGATCCTCCCAAGAGAATGACCCAGAAAAGACGAAGCCGAAATGGTGGCCCACCGGAGTGACTCATAAGGAGCCTGATCACCTGGGCAAGCCTG AACGGATTCGGTTGCTGGTCCACATCCTATGTGAGCTGAGAGAGAGTCATGGGGTCACTGCAGAAAAGCTGAAGGATGCTGGACAAGATGTAAGACGGCAGATCGTACCGGCAATGCGCCTACAGGTTCTAGATGAGATTTACTATGTTCGCGGGATGGAGGAACTTTACTTGGATGGAAAAATCA GTGGAGACACCACAATCCATGTGTCCAATGTCCatatggaggaggagctaCAAGGGCAAATGATCAGCGATAGTGCTTGCGACCCGCTAGCCACGATGCCAGCTGTACAAAGAGACCAACAGCCCGTGCGCAAATCACAGCGGGACATACCAATCATTTCAGAAGACACCCATTATCCAACCATGAGAAACAACAAACGACCAGCCGACTCTGATTGCTACCAACCCATATCACCCGcgtcatcctcgccgtcagTCAGCCGCAAGAGTTCCTTGGAGAGGAATCTCCCTGCCTACTCATCCGACATAGACCCGGCTATACTATCGGGGCCTGAGCCTGTCAGAAGTCCGTTGGAGCCCCAGGGCCTCCATACTGCAGGGCCTACCTCTATACCCGACTACTTTGCCCACCAATTTGCAGCGCCATCTACAGCACATAACACTCATCCCGGATACTGGGGCACATTGGCGGCACCTAATGTACATCCGCAGTTTGCCTTTACCGGATATTAA
- a CDS encoding glycerophosphocholine acyltransferase (BUSCO:EOG09263JCT;~COG:S;~EggNog:ENOG410PHFB;~InterPro:IPR021261;~PFAM:PF10998;~TransMembrane:8 (i163-180o186-203i210-232o238-257i269-288o320-341i382-403o409-428i)) gives MDEGGPYQRRKSDAKGGETPELQPANIEDILDSESEYFYSPPGSPSTRPRLSRSSFSYQDDWETFPPLDQLTVFDLLDNLSLSQRLERIQQSLSSQREKVRKQQEKLRSTSKNARDRVVGEWKRRVPTADEQLEKYRRRMKTGVERLSRRWNAASAVTLREKISFIAGVLNIFISGYLLGSYPEYFYIWFSAQLAYFMPIRFYRYRSIGYHYFLADLCYFVNLLCMLSLWGFPKSKRLFISTFCLVFGNNAVAIAMWRNSMVFHSMDKVVSLFIHIMPPVSLHCLVHMTPLEMLKERFPAIYEIKTSEPGSPEHFGLGSMVIWATVPYIVWQLSYHLFITVRRADKIAAGRPTSFTWLRKSYAKAWIGRIVLSLPEYLQAPAFMVIQYLYALLTMLPCPLWLWSRWASGIFITGLFILSIHNGATYYIDVFGKRFQKELEELKRDVARWQSSPEGMAPMTPTMGVTVGSPEVNQDTSSQDNNSEKASIEKIPLLDSTGVSTAVESSTK, from the exons ATGGACGAAGGTGGCCCTTATCAGCGACGAAAGTCGGATGCGAAGGGCGGAGAGACGCCTGAGCTACAACCTGCgaatatagaagatatattggACTCGGAGTCTGAATATTTCTACTCTCCGCCGGGGTCACCGAGCACCAGACCTCGACTCTCGCGCAGTTCTTTCTCCTACCAAGATGACTGGGAAACGTTTCCACCCCTCGACCAACTCACAGTTTTTGACCTCCTCGACAATCTATCATTGTCTCAGAGGCTCGAGAGAATACAACAGTCTCTAAGCTCGCAGAGAGAGAAGGTCAGGAAACAGCAAGAGAAGCTCAGGTCAACCTCGAAGAATGCCAGGGACCGTGTTGTGGGCGAATGGAAACGGAGAGTGCCCACTGCTGatgagcagctggagaaatACCGTCGTCGAATGAAGACCGGGGTTGAGCGCTTGTCTCGACGGTGGAACGCAGCCTCTGCAGTCACTCTGCGTGAGAAGATCTCGTTCATAGCGGGTGTTCTCAACATTTTCATCAGCGGCTATCTGCTTGGATCGTACCCCGAATACTTCTATATCTGGTTCAGCGCGCAACTCGCCTACTTTATGCCGATTCGGTTCTACAGGTACCGCTCAATCGGATACCACTACTTTCTGGCGGACCTCTGTTACTTCGTCAATTTACTCTGTATGCTCTCCTTGTGGGGTTTCCCGAAATCAAAGAGACTCTTCATTAGCACCTTCTGCTTGGTATTTGGAAATAATGCAGTTGCGATTGCCATGTGGCGGAACTCTATGGTCTTCCACAGTATGGACAAGGTCGTCAG TCTCTTCATCCATATCATGCCCCCTGTGTCCCTCCACTGCCTTGTTCATATGACGCCACTGGAAATGTTGAAGGAGAGGTTCCCCGCGATTTATGAAATTAAGACGAGCGAACCCGGTTCCCCCGAGCATTTCGGGCTCGGGTCCATGGTGATATGGGCGACGGTTCCCTATATTGTCTGGCAGTTGTCTTATCACCTGTTTATCACCGTCCGCCGTGCAGACAAGATTGCGGCAGGGCGTCCGACGAGCTTCACATGGCTTCGCAAGTCATATGCAAAGGCTTGGATCGGCCGAATTGTCCTTAGCCTTCCCGAATATCTGCAGGCCCCCGCATTCATGGTGATTCAATATCTTTATGCGCTCTTGACCATGCTTCCATGTCCTCTCTGGCTTTGGTCGCGGTGGGCGAGTGGAATCTTCATCACCGGTCTGTTCATCTTGAGTATCCACAACGGTGCTACGTACTATATTGATGTATTCGGCAAACGCTTCCAaaaggagcttgaggagttgaagagggACGTCGCACGGTGGCAATCTAGCCCCGAAGGAATGGCTCCAATGACTCCTACAATGGGCGTCACCGTTGGTAGTCCCGAAGTTAACCAAGATACATCTTCTCAGGACAACAATTCGGAAAAGGCCAGTATTGAAAAGATCCCTCTTCTAGACTCCACTGGAGTCTCGACGGCTGTTGAAAGCAGCACGAAATAA